A portion of the Oxynema aestuarii AP17 genome contains these proteins:
- a CDS encoding polyamine aminopropyltransferase, which yields MTKLSDTHPETDTDRGDSVEPNFVPLTRSQRNLLLLATAICSACGLAVELLLGTLASYLVGNQALAYGVAVGGFLAAMGIGSYLSRFIATEGDRAEQQYQLLGAFVRVELAIAPLSAFLPLGLFALFVVNGPLWLGLSLVTLLLGLLAGIEIPLLTRILEQDEGVKDAIAGVLALDYAGALLGSLAFPVLLLPLFGLFPSAAIVGALPALTIFVLAGSFPKLRSWRWWGLLVGLLLIAFAPIAIPASNALENNLYDAPIVARVRSPYQRIVLTRWRQDVRLFLDGDLQLSTLDEYRYHEALVHPAMSATPHPRRVLLLGAGDGMAAREVLKWPQVERVLLIDLDREVVELSRRHPFLQRVNQGALDDPRLEIRIADAFVSAPALDESFDAIIADFPDPDSEILAKLYADGFYRRLLPRLAPDGVFVTQASSSFFAPGVMACVTATLDSVGLSTHPYTVHVPSFGPWGFVLARREAIDPQTLKLPVTTRFLTEPLLADLFDLPGDLQFDNVAINRLSHPAIVQYQNHNRWEGYN from the coding sequence ATGACAAAATTGAGCGATACTCATCCCGAGACAGACACCGATCGCGGCGACAGCGTCGAGCCGAATTTCGTCCCCTTAACGCGATCGCAGCGCAACTTATTATTATTGGCAACGGCGATTTGTTCCGCCTGTGGTTTGGCGGTCGAACTGCTCCTCGGAACCCTCGCCAGCTATTTAGTCGGCAATCAAGCCCTCGCCTACGGGGTCGCCGTTGGCGGTTTTCTCGCCGCGATGGGGATCGGGTCGTATCTGAGCCGCTTCATCGCCACCGAAGGCGATCGCGCCGAGCAACAATACCAACTCCTCGGGGCCTTCGTGCGCGTAGAATTGGCGATCGCCCCCCTGAGTGCCTTCTTACCCCTCGGCTTATTTGCCCTTTTTGTCGTTAACGGTCCGTTGTGGCTCGGATTGAGCCTGGTGACCTTGCTCCTCGGTCTCCTCGCAGGCATCGAGATTCCCCTACTGACCCGGATTCTCGAACAAGATGAAGGAGTCAAAGACGCGATCGCCGGAGTCCTCGCCCTCGATTATGCAGGCGCCCTGCTCGGTTCTCTCGCCTTTCCCGTCTTGCTGTTGCCCCTGTTCGGTTTATTTCCTTCGGCGGCGATCGTCGGCGCCCTCCCCGCTTTGACGATCTTCGTACTCGCCGGAAGTTTCCCCAAACTGCGATCGTGGCGCTGGTGGGGCTTACTGGTCGGCTTGCTGTTAATCGCCTTCGCCCCGATCGCCATTCCCGCCAGTAACGCCCTCGAAAATAACCTCTACGACGCCCCGATCGTCGCCCGGGTGCGATCGCCCTACCAACGCATCGTCCTCACCCGGTGGCGCCAAGACGTGCGCCTGTTTCTCGACGGCGACCTGCAACTGTCCACCCTCGACGAATATCGCTATCACGAGGCCCTCGTCCATCCCGCCATGAGCGCCACCCCCCATCCCCGGCGGGTTCTCCTCCTCGGCGCCGGAGACGGAATGGCGGCTCGCGAAGTCCTCAAATGGCCCCAAGTCGAGCGCGTCTTACTCATCGACCTCGATCGCGAAGTCGTCGAACTCTCCCGGCGCCATCCCTTTCTCCAGCGCGTCAACCAAGGCGCCCTCGACGATCCGAGACTGGAAATTCGCATCGCCGATGCCTTCGTCAGCGCCCCCGCCTTAGACGAAAGCTTCGACGCGATTATCGCCGATTTTCCCGACCCCGACAGCGAAATCCTCGCCAAACTTTACGCCGACGGCTTTTACCGCCGCCTTCTGCCCCGTCTCGCCCCCGATGGCGTCTTCGTCACTCAAGCATCGAGCTCCTTTTTCGCCCCCGGCGTGATGGCGTGCGTCACCGCCACCCTCGATTCCGTCGGGCTTTCCACCCATCCTTATACCGTTCACGTCCCCAGTTTCGGTCCGTGGGGTTTCGTCCTCGCCCGTCGGGAGGCGATCGATCCGCAGACGTTAAAATTACCCGTGACCACCCGTTTTTTAACCGAACCCCTGTTAGCCGATTTATTCGACCTTCCCGGAGATCTACAATTCGATAACGTCGCCATCAATCGCCTCTCCCATCCGGCGATCGTCCAATATCAAAATCACAATCGCTGGGAAGGCTACAACTAA